A single window of Sneathia sanguinegens DNA harbors:
- a CDS encoding HAD family hydrolase gives MKFKNIDLFIFDMDGLIFETEKLYLKFLPEVMKQLGYTPDVNTINQTIGMNLSSMKQLYENKYGKDFPFATLSEKVYEKLIDHNEKYGLELVPGVLDVLNYLHDKGKKCVIASSSGIDIIKKYIKKNNLEKYFCDYTAGNEITHGKPNPEIFLLAAKKQNVNPNNCMVFEDSYNGIRAGVNANMHTIMIPNVQKANAEMKNISSLILKNIKEILMYI, from the coding sequence ATGAAATTTAAAAATATTGATTTATTTATTTTTGATATGGATGGTTTAATTTTTGAAACAGAAAAACTTTATTTAAAATTTTTACCAGAAGTAATGAAGCAATTAGGTTATACTCCTGATGTAAATACCATAAATCAAACAATAGGAATGAATTTAAGTTCCATGAAGCAACTTTATGAAAATAAATATGGAAAAGATTTTCCTTTTGCGACTTTATCAGAAAAAGTTTATGAAAAATTAATTGACCATAATGAAAAATACGGGCTTGAACTTGTACCTGGTGTTTTAGATGTTTTAAACTATTTACATGATAAGGGTAAAAAATGTGTTATTGCCTCATCTTCAGGTATAGATATTATAAAAAAGTATATTAAAAAAAATAATTTAGAAAAATATTTTTGCGATTATACTGCTGGTAATGAAATTACACATGGAAAACCAAATCCAGAAATATTTTTACTAGCTGCAAAAAAACAAAATGTTAATCCTAATAATTGCATGGTTTTTGAAGATTCATATAATGGCATACGAGCTGGAGTCAATGCTAACATGCATACAATAATGATACCTAATGTACAAAAGGCTAATGCTGAAATGAAAAATATTAGTAGCCTAATCTTAAAAAATATAAAAGAAATTTTAATGTATATTTAA
- a CDS encoding DUF3800 domain-containing protein, which translates to MELHIYSDESGVFDKNHNDFFVFAGVIFLDPNNIKDSEKSYQNTENKIKKKLALNNNFELKATMLNFNQKRKLLRSIKNNFNFVVLINQEEIYDRIFIDKKTKQRYLDYAYKIGIKKALLNLAKNKVIDLNNVDYLKIFCDEHTTATNAIHDLQTSIFREFKIGIEKFEYNLITPPLLPNLKNVNVAYLNSKSKILIRYADILANTTFNIYRSTKNFYNKNIFVIKLP; encoded by the coding sequence ATGGAATTACATATTTATTCAGACGAATCTGGAGTATTCGATAAAAATCATAATGATTTTTTTGTATTTGCTGGTGTAATATTTTTGGATCCTAATAATATTAAAGATAGTGAAAAAAGTTATCAAAATACAGAAAATAAGATAAAGAAAAAATTAGCCTTGAATAATAACTTTGAATTAAAAGCAACCATGTTAAATTTTAATCAAAAAAGAAAATTACTAAGAAGTATAAAAAATAATTTTAATTTTGTGGTTTTAATAAATCAGGAAGAAATTTATGATAGAATTTTCATTGACAAAAAAACTAAACAAAGATATTTAGATTATGCCTATAAAATAGGAATTAAAAAAGCTCTACTTAATTTAGCAAAAAATAAGGTCATAGACCTAAATAATGTTGACTATTTGAAAATTTTTTGTGATGAACATACTACCGCAACAAATGCTATTCACGATTTACAAACAAGTATTTTTCGTGAATTTAAAATTGGAATTGAAAAGTTTGAATATAATCTCATAACCCCACCACTACTACCTAATTTGAAAAATGTTAATGTCGCTTATCTTAATTCTAAATCTAAAATTTTAATTCGTTATGCTGATATTTTAGCAAACACAACATTTAATATTTATCGTAGCACCAAAAATTTTTATAATAAAAATATTTTCGTAATAAAATTGCCATAA
- the tnpB gene encoding IS200/IS605 family element RNA-guided endonuclease TnpB: protein MKQLKAYKFRIYPSDEQKIFFSKTFGCVRLVYNLMLNDRIKAYEESKGNSDKKLKYPTPAKYKKEYEFLKEVDSLALANAKMNLDKAYKNFFRDKTIGFPRFKSKKNTVQSYTTNNQNGTVNIVGKHIKIPKLKSLIKIKIHREIKGIIKSVTISRVASGKYYVSILCETEINELPKTNSNIGIDLGLKDMMILSNGEKVGNKKFSRKLERKLRREQRKLSRKQEVAKKEKRDLKECKNYQKQKIKLVKIHEKIMNSRNDFLNKLSTEIIKSHDIICIEDLNTKGLLQNHKLARSIADVSWYKLINKLEYKAKWYGKEIIKIDRWYPSSQICSVCGENTGKKALSIREWTCPFCNTTHDRDINAAKNILAEGLRIRQAV from the coding sequence ATGAAACAGCTAAAAGCATATAAATTTAGAATTTATCCAAGCGATGAACAAAAGATATTTTTTAGTAAAACTTTTGGTTGTGTTCGCCTTGTATATAATCTTATGCTAAATGATAGAATTAAAGCATATGAAGAAAGTAAGGGTAATTCTGATAAAAAATTAAAATATCCTACTCCTGCAAAATATAAAAAAGAGTATGAATTTCTAAAAGAAGTTGATAGTCTTGCTCTTGCTAATGCTAAAATGAATTTAGATAAAGCATACAAAAACTTTTTTAGAGATAAGACTATAGGTTTTCCGAGATTCAAATCAAAGAAAAATACAGTTCAAAGCTACACAACAAACAACCAAAACGGAACTGTAAATATAGTTGGAAAGCATATTAAAATTCCTAAATTAAAATCGCTAATAAAAATAAAAATACATAGAGAAATAAAAGGAATAATAAAGTCAGTAACAATATCGCGAGTAGCAAGTGGAAAATATTATGTATCTATCTTGTGTGAGACAGAAATAAATGAACTTCCTAAAACTAATTCAAACATTGGAATTGATTTAGGACTAAAAGATATGATGATATTATCAAATGGAGAAAAAGTAGGTAATAAAAAATTTAGTAGAAAATTAGAGAGAAAATTAAGAAGAGAACAAAGGAAATTATCAAGAAAACAAGAAGTAGCAAAAAAAGAAAAAAGAGATTTGAAAGAATGTAAAAATTATCAAAAACAAAAAATCAAATTGGTGAAGATACACGAAAAAATTATGAATAGTCGTAATGATTTCTTAAATAAGTTGAGTACAGAAATAATCAAAAGCCACGATATTATCTGTATAGAAGACTTAAATACAAAGGGCTTATTACAAAATCATAAATTAGCAAGAAGTATAGCTGATGTATCATGGTATAAACTAATAAATAAATTAGAATACAAAGCTAAATGGTACGGAAAAGAAATTATAAAAATAGACAGATGGTATCCATCAAGTCAAATATGCTCTGTATGTGGAGAAAATACAGGTAAGAAAGCTCTAAGTATAAGAGAGTGGACTTGTCCATTTTGTAATACAACACACGATAGAGATATAAATGCAGCGAAAAATATATTAGCTGAAGGTTTAAGAATAAGACAAGCAGTCTAA
- the nagB gene encoding glucosamine-6-phosphate deaminase yields MRVIILKNKEEIGKWSAYLIAKRINEFKPTEQKPFVLGLPTGSTPLVTYKELIKLNKEGVVSFKNVVTFNMDEYVGLSPDHKQSYHYFMYENFFKHIDIKEENINILNGLATDPEAECIRYEEKIKSYGGINFFLGGVGEDGHIAFNEPGSSLASRTRDKELTQDTILANSRFFDNDITQVPKLALTVGVGTIMDSAEIMIMANGYKKSLAVRHAIEMGVNHMWTVSMLQMHKKAIIVIDEDAALDLRLKTYKYFKDIEAKNLNLEDLYSLIGGKNK; encoded by the coding sequence ATGAGAGTTATTATTTTAAAAAATAAGGAAGAAATTGGAAAATGGAGTGCATATTTAATAGCTAAGAGGATTAATGAATTTAAACCAACTGAACAAAAACCCTTTGTTTTAGGTTTACCAACTGGATCTACACCCTTAGTAACTTATAAAGAACTTATAAAATTAAATAAGGAAGGGGTAGTATCTTTCAAAAATGTTGTTACCTTCAACATGGATGAATATGTAGGTTTAAGTCCTGATCATAAGCAAAGCTATCACTATTTTATGTATGAAAATTTTTTCAAACATATTGATATAAAAGAAGAAAATATAAATATTTTAAATGGTTTAGCAACTGATCCTGAAGCAGAATGCATAAGATACGAAGAAAAAATAAAAAGCTATGGTGGCATAAACTTTTTCTTAGGTGGTGTAGGTGAAGATGGGCATATTGCCTTTAATGAACCTGGATCTTCATTAGCTTCAAGAACAAGGGATAAAGAATTAACACAAGATACTATCTTAGCTAATTCAAGATTTTTTGATAATGACATTACACAAGTTCCAAAATTAGCCCTTACTGTTGGAGTTGGAACCATAATGGACAGTGCTGAAATTATGATAATGGCTAATGGTTACAAAAAATCTTTAGCTGTCAGACATGCAATAGAAATGGGTGTTAATCATATGTGGACAGTTTCTATGTTGCAAATGCACAAAAAAGCAATAATTGTTATAGATGAAGATGCAGCTCTTGATTTAAGATTAAAAACTTATAAATATTTCAAAGACATTGAAGCTAAAAATCTTAATCTTGAAGACCTTTATTCACTAATAGGAGGAAAAAATAAATGA
- a CDS encoding amidohydrolase, translating to MKLEKLVKELEKDKEKMIKIRRYLHENPEISFKETKTAEYISKYYENKGVEVKTHVGGNGVVVIIDSGKPGKTMGLRADFDALPIKEETGLTFSSKNIGVMHACGHDAHTAYLMVLADILIKYKKELKGKIYIIHQHAEEMTPGGAIGMIKSGNLDEVDNFFGIHVMTDMPVGKVYYHSGETQQGRSKFNVKLIGKGGHGSMPHTANDAIVAGANLIMALQTIVSRRLSPFENGVVTVGSFDGAGTFNIIKDKIEITGDVRAMSENTIKKIEEQINIISQGIAKTYSMDIEYNFLIDYPILNNDKKMTQLVVNAVKKVGLEAEDCGPQSPSEDFAHYAKIKPSCFFYVGAKKDNNNYPHHNSKFDINEESLLVASKAMLAVVFEYLEIN from the coding sequence ATGAAACTTGAAAAATTGGTTAAAGAATTAGAAAAAGATAAGGAAAAAATGATAAAAATTAGAAGATATTTACATGAAAATCCAGAAATATCTTTTAAAGAAACTAAAACAGCTGAATATATATCAAAATATTATGAAAATAAAGGAGTTGAAGTTAAAACTCATGTTGGAGGAAATGGTGTAGTTGTAATAATAGATAGTGGAAAGCCTGGTAAGACAATGGGACTAAGAGCAGACTTTGATGCTCTACCAATAAAAGAAGAAACAGGTTTAACTTTTTCATCCAAAAATATAGGAGTCATGCACGCTTGTGGGCATGATGCACATACTGCCTATCTTATGGTATTAGCAGATATTTTGATAAAATATAAAAAAGAGCTTAAAGGTAAAATATATATAATTCATCAACATGCCGAAGAAATGACGCCAGGAGGAGCAATAGGTATGATAAAATCAGGTAATTTAGATGAAGTAGATAATTTTTTTGGTATACATGTTATGACGGATATGCCTGTTGGGAAAGTATATTATCATAGTGGAGAAACTCAACAAGGAAGATCAAAATTTAACGTTAAATTGATAGGTAAAGGTGGACATGGTTCTATGCCACATACTGCAAATGATGCTATAGTTGCTGGTGCAAATCTTATTATGGCTTTACAGACTATAGTATCAAGAAGATTAAGTCCTTTTGAAAATGGTGTAGTAACTGTAGGTTCATTTGATGGAGCAGGGACTTTTAATATAATAAAGGATAAGATTGAAATTACAGGTGATGTTAGAGCAATGTCAGAAAATACAATAAAAAAAATTGAAGAACAAATAAATATAATTTCTCAAGGTATTGCAAAAACTTATTCTATGGATATAGAGTACAACTTTTTAATTGATTATCCTATATTGAATAATGATAAAAAAATGACACAACTTGTTGTAAATGCAGTAAAAAAAGTGGGATTAGAAGCAGAAGACTGTGGTCCACAGTCTCCATCAGAAGATTTTGCTCATTATGCTAAAATTAAGCCTTCATGCTTTTTCTATGTTGGAGCAAAAAAAGATAATAATAATTATCCGCATCATAATTCGAAATTTGATATTAATGAGGAAAGTTTATTAGTAGCTTCTAAAGCTATGCTAGCAGTTGTGTTTGAATATTTAGAAATTAATTAA